Below is a genomic region from Medicago truncatula cultivar Jemalong A17 chromosome 3, MtrunA17r5.0-ANR, whole genome shotgun sequence.
atgtaaatcaagaaaaaaattataagttgtcaTATTTTTCTCCAATTTAATTGTTAAACTTAAATTAAACACTATGAAACTTTAcctatctaaaaaaatattgtgacatTTTACCGTAAACACATTGAGACAAGGAATCACGAGATCAAGTAAATAAAAGGAGACTAAAACTGTTACATTGTCCTACTGCTATATATGAAGCAGACGTTCCAACAAAATTTGTGAAGCATGACAAGTTTAAGGAGCTGAGGAACAAGATGAGTGTCGCATCTTTGGAGCATCTATctatttatctatctatctatctatctatatcttcTTATCTTTAAACTAAACTTGACTAACTCTAATGCTAGGATTGTGCCTATGTGACAcctctaaaaaaatgtttaatttatatTCTCTAATCATTCTATCTAATAAACTAATCTAATACTTAACctctcacatttttttttcttcacaataaTGCTAACTCAATCATACAATGCATTAGAATACAATGGGTTATGATCTTACTCTagacaaaaaataacaaagatgttacGTTAATGAACATAAATGTCATTGTTTTTCTATAGCCATGTTTTAAGAATATAATGGTAACGGTTTATGCATCTATCAAACTATTCAAACGTTATGTAATTTCTTACACCATCATCATTGGATGTATCTTAACATTCCTTCAATTATAACCTacaaaatggaaaattttaaagtgtatttttttataattcccACTCACCGTTTATAACCACAACTTATGCCACATTCATTTTCAGTCAATCCCGGGATGTTTCTACCATGCCTTCTATTGATATCAATTTCACAACAAATACTTCTTTacacttttgttgaaaattggttggttataattttaattagggGCTATTGTCCTATCCTTCTGTGTATAAATTTTGGtggtattgttttggttttggatcACCATTATCACTTTCTTCAACCAACTCTTGGATGatattcttcaattttgtatctttatatattgaaagagcacattctttttttaacaagattgttgttgtgttttatttttagagagagcacattattatttttaacaagattgatattgtttttcttttaattttggttttagGTTCTATACATGACAAGACAATACGAGAGAACATTTTTGGTTATAacaagtcatttaaaaaaatttaagcaaTTGGTTTGATTGACAACAATATGGTGCATttaaaatatcataaacaatattatatttcaaggtGGGATGAATAATGTGGAAAAATTGATGGAtccaattaaaaatattatttgggtATGGTTCTTAGGCAAATTGCAAGCAGTATTTTGATTAAACCCGTGCAACGCACATGTTATATACTGTACCTAGttagaaatttatttaaaaataaaaaataataagttagATTGGGAATGGATGGATGGGTGGAGATGCTTTGACATGCTCCTCATGATTGACACCTGTCCAACCCATTCATGCCACATTTCTCTTTTCAACCCATTTTCCTTTCattaaaaagtttctttttttttattacttttttttgtcatttttctctctctctttcttcttcttctccaattCCTTTGTTTCCGGTGCTTCTAACTCTCAACAACACCCACTCACCCACCCAGGTATTAATTACCATATCATAGagtatatgaaataaaaataaataaaaaagagtacATCAAAgctattatttttgttcttttgtttatttaataatgtttagaaaattaaggaaaacccatatgttgtgttttttgttgattctctgttaataaaaaaaaaaagagggtcTCAGGTATAAAATTTAGTGAGAATAAGTgaagataaagaagaagcaaaaTTAGGTAATGAAATAGtttttctttcttgaatttCCTTTCATTCGTTGAATAATTGCTATCACTGGACAAGACAAATATGTGTTACCTCAGATCCAGGTAACTGGTGGTCGTATgtgaaaaaatatgtttgattttttattttatttttttcatttattagaGGCTTctctttgatttgatttgatttgattcttgAGACTTTTTCATGACCCTTTTTTGTTCccttttgattttgtgtttagtGAATGTTGGTCTCTATAATTGTTTTAggatttaatcattttttttgtacagATAAACatttgtttcaactttcaagccTCTAGAATTGAGGCAAATAGGCAGATAAGAAGAATATACTAGTGTTTGGAAAGGTTGTAAGGTGGATGCGTCGATAAATGGAAGTTTGGATCTGTTGTTGGTGGCAAGATCTGATTTTCACTTTCATCACCTTTTAACTAGCCTATGCTTTGGATAATTGAATTTGCTTCCTCCTTTAGTTTTATCTTAGACATGGAATATCTTTACATTCTCGGATCATTTTCAATCAGAAAACTAAGTTAGGAATCAATGAAAATATGAGTAACTATTTAACATCAGAATGGTGGGAGTGTAGTTTTTTGTATTACCTAGACAAGGATTTTGATGGAGGAGATGTCAGTTGCAGTGCCATTAATAGCAGGTAATTCAGTGTGTGATAATCAAACCATAGCTACTCACATGGATGTTTCGGCAATTAAGATGATGGCCAATGCAGAGCTGATATCAAATGCTATAACTACGATATCCGCTGATACTACTTTTATTAGTTCTGGTGAGGATCATATTGGTGACAATCTGGACGATGTGGTTGGTGTTTCAGCAGTCCCACCGCCTTTGCATGGGAGAGAAGGGGAAATTCttttgttgaatatgatatcTCAAAGTAGCGATGAACTTTTAGTCCCAGAAGTTGACGAGGATGATTCATTATCATTGGAAGGGGATCCAATTATTTATAGCACTCTATCAGTAACTAGCGAGAATGGTAGTGTTTGTGGAGATGAATTCTTCAGCGCTGAAGATAATTCGTATTTTAGGGCAAGGAGTTCGATGGACATAGATAAGAACATATCCTCTGTCGAAATTGTTGCTAGGGCTGCTGTTATCGACGAGTCAAATGTGGAGACAGATATTATGAGTGAACCTCTTGCTGTAGCATTGAGCATTGGAGACGAAACAGGAGTTAGATCAGTACCGTTGCCTACTACAGTTGCTCTTCATCAACTGCCTCTTAAAAAAGGGGTGAGTGGAACAGTTGGTCGGAGTGTTTTTGAATTGGATTGTACCCCACTTTGGGGGTTTACATCTTTATGTGGAAAGAGACCTGAGATGGAAGATGCTGTTGCGATTGCACCTCGGATGTTGAAAATTCCTATTCAAATGCTAAATGGTAACAGCAAATATGATGGAATGAACAAGGATGGAATGAACAAGGATTTTAGTCAGCAGACAATTCATTTCTTTGGAGTCTATGATGGCCATGGTGGCTCTCaggtaaaattttattttatttttagagtctGGTTGGATTGGCTTGTTTGAGCTTATCTGGTGTCATAATTACTTTTGAGTCTGTTTAAGGGAGCTTATATAGACAGTTCACGATATGCCCATGAGTTGTTTTtaacttatttccataagctctgtAGGATTGCTTATGGAAAcgatttgactttattttactccctcaaaaaccaaaaaacatcaaaatcaatgCAGTTATAAATTGTTGTagcttttgaatatttatacaaatataCCCTCATGGAAAGTTTTGAAGCATTAAATGCACATACTAATATTAAAAAGGACATGTTAAAGGAGGGATAGGAAGGTCTTTTAAgcaataatttcattttagaagttgtgacattttcttataaatatgaccaaaaaaatctctaaatttttgtttataataagggaccggaggtagtattttTTGGTCATAGAAgcagcttatacataagcacttatatgttAAGTACTTATGTTTTAAGCtcttaattaagctgtttatctaAACAATACTTACATGTGATTCTTTTATCCAATGGTTTGCATTTTTTGGTTGGTACCTTTTAACATTGagcttgcttttcttttttaggTTGCAAATTATTGTCGAGATCGTATGCATTTGGCCTTAATTGAGGAGATAGAATTGTTCAAGGAAGGTCTAATAATTGGAGGTACCAAGGATGATTGTCAAGATTTATGGAAAAAAGCTTTCACtaattgtttttcaaaagttgACGATGAAGTTGGGGGAAAAGTTAACGGTGATCCTGTTGCACCAGAAACTGTTGGTTCCACTGCCGTTGTAGCTATTGTTTGTTCATCCCATATCATTGTTTCAAATTGTGGTGATTCGAGAGCGGTTCTATGTCGTGGAAAAGAACCGATGCCTTTATCTGTGGATCATAAAGTAAGCTACCTTCAGTAATAGTTTTGCACATtctttgaaaaagatttttacTGATTGAAAAGAAATTGATTTCTAATTCTGATATGGTAGCCAAATCGAGATGATGAATATGCAAGAATCGAGGCAGCTGGTGGCAAGGTGATACAATGGAATGGTCATCGTGTATTTGGGGTTCTTGCAATGTCAAGGTCTATTGGTATGTACTTAATCCTcgttttaattgtattttcaatGGTGATAGTTACAGTGACTTCCTGTTCATTACATATGTATCCATCTTAGTTTATGAGTGATTGGAAAATGTGGCCACCGGTTGCattgtttatatatttgatgGCAATGGTGTCGGTATcacaattttgaaaattactAACTTTGGAGTATTTTCATGTCATTGTGATGTATATCACTTATTTACACAAGTCATAATTCTTCGAAGTTTCAATTCagaatagtttatttttatcagGATTTAAGAGTTCAGTTAGATATTTCTATCTTATCAATGCATTGGCTTGGCTTGGCTTATAAAATCTTTTTCACCATTATATGACCATAAAGCTAGAAGACCTAACTGTGACTTCCAATGTTCTCATCTTTTTTACTTCTCCTAagcttaaataaattattaatctCTTAATTTCAGCTAAAATGTTTTTGCTTATCATTGTTGTGACTTTCAGGTGATAGATATTTGAAGCCATCAATTATTCCCGAACCAGAAGTTACATTCATCCCTCGTGCAAAAGATGATGAATGTCTCATTTTGGCTAGTGATGGCTTGTGGGATGTCATGACAAATGAAGAGGCATGCGACTTAGCTCGTAGGCGCATACTTCTTTGGCACAAGAAAAATGGCTCAAAGCTGTCCTTAGTAAGGGGAGAGGGAATCGATCTTGCCGCACAGGCAGCTGCAGAGTACCTATCAAACCGTGCTTTGCAGAAAGGAAGCAAAGATAACATCACTGTCGTCGTAGTAGATTTGAAAGCTCAGCGAAAATTTAAGACTAAAACATGATTGTTTAATGAATTGGGTGTTTGAATATATAAAAGCTGAACTCAATCGAATATAGTTTGGCTCAGTAATTTTTCATCTGGGCACATGGATCGAGCACCCTGCACTAAATGACAAATTCCCCTTTCATTAGAACTCTCGATTGATGAAGAGTTTCATTGTACACTGCTGCATTGGGGTTATGTTAGTAAGTCTTTGCTGCTTATTGTAGATATAGGATTATGTGCCTTTTACATGTGTCGGCGACTCATAGTCAGcatattgtatttgtttttatGCCTCCTAGAGAACAAAGACTCTGCGAGGTATTTACTTCTTACAGTTTTCGTCTATGCTGTTTATAAAAAGGTGGTAGCAATTTGGCATTGGAGTTTTCAAATGTGTTTTTCAGTCATAATCTTGTTATGCCACAcatttttaaagtaaactcgTATCATTGTGTTTTTTTGGATATATGAACACAAGAACGCATATTTTAGCCAACTTCTGATGTGGATTAATATCATTGGCCGTGACTTGAATCCGAGATTGTGCTGTTATGGAGGATAGTTGTGGCCAAAGTTTTTTGTAAATGGACTTGTGGTTATTGTTGGTTCTCCACTAAGTTCTGAGAGTGACTTGTACTTATATGAACAGGACAGGAATGTCACATATCAAAAGCAGGTGAACCTTGTTGCattctttcttcctttctttctaACAAGTAAAAATATCCTTGGACTGAAAGATAACTTCAGATATTTTCTTAACCAAAATCTCAAATATTCAGCAAGTTT
It encodes:
- the LOC11425747 gene encoding protein phosphatase 2C 53, which gives rise to MEEMSVAVPLIAGNSVCDNQTIATHMDVSAIKMMANAELISNAITTISADTTFISSGEDHIGDNLDDVVGVSAVPPPLHGREGEILLLNMISQSSDELLVPEVDEDDSLSLEGDPIIYSTLSVTSENGSVCGDEFFSAEDNSYFRARSSMDIDKNISSVEIVARAAVIDESNVETDIMSEPLAVALSIGDETGVRSVPLPTTVALHQLPLKKGVSGTVGRSVFELDCTPLWGFTSLCGKRPEMEDAVAIAPRMLKIPIQMLNGNSKYDGMNKDGMNKDFSQQTIHFFGVYDGHGGSQVANYCRDRMHLALIEEIELFKEGLIIGGTKDDCQDLWKKAFTNCFSKVDDEVGGKVNGDPVAPETVGSTAVVAIVCSSHIIVSNCGDSRAVLCRGKEPMPLSVDHKPNRDDEYARIEAAGGKVIQWNGHRVFGVLAMSRSIGDRYLKPSIIPEPEVTFIPRAKDDECLILASDGLWDVMTNEEACDLARRRILLWHKKNGSKLSLVRGEGIDLAAQAAAEYLSNRALQKGSKDNITVVVVDLKAQRKFKTKT